The following proteins come from a genomic window of Elusimicrobiota bacterium:
- the tgt gene encoding tRNA guanosine(34) transglycosylase Tgt: MKPLYTLESSDGAARAGRLRLAHAEVETPVFMPVGTQASVKTLISEDLEDLGYNLILGNTYHLGLRPGIDLLESAGGLHAFMSWKGGLLTDSGGFQVFSLANRREISEEGVVFTSHVDGARHRLTPETVVDAQLRMGVDIAMCLDECPPYPCGESEARDMMERTLRWEARAKERWLASGAMEKTNLFPIAQGSTFPALRRESARQTAELDLPGHALGGLSVGEPREMLGELIEASVAELPADRPRYLMGVGRPEDMLTAVERGVDMFDCVWPTRNGRNGQAMTWDGPFNLKTNACRTDPRPLDENCRCPVCRRYTRRYLAHLFRAGEYAALRLLTLHNLAFMLDFTRSIRRAIVRREFSTFKKDFEARQGRSRSAREGVA, encoded by the coding sequence GTGAAACCCCTCTACACATTGGAATCCTCGGATGGCGCCGCTCGCGCCGGCCGTCTTCGGCTTGCCCACGCGGAAGTCGAAACCCCCGTCTTCATGCCCGTGGGCACCCAGGCCTCCGTCAAAACCCTGATTTCAGAGGATTTGGAAGACCTGGGGTACAACCTTATATTGGGCAACACCTACCACCTCGGGTTGCGGCCGGGCATCGATTTGTTGGAATCCGCCGGCGGGCTTCACGCCTTTATGTCCTGGAAGGGGGGCCTTCTCACCGATTCGGGCGGGTTCCAGGTGTTTTCCCTGGCGAACCGACGGGAGATTTCCGAGGAGGGAGTCGTGTTCACCTCCCACGTGGACGGCGCGCGCCACCGCTTGACCCCGGAGACCGTTGTGGACGCCCAACTCCGCATGGGCGTGGACATCGCCATGTGCCTGGACGAATGCCCGCCCTACCCCTGCGGGGAATCCGAGGCCCGGGACATGATGGAGCGCACCCTGCGCTGGGAGGCGCGCGCCAAAGAGCGGTGGCTCGCCTCCGGCGCGATGGAAAAAACGAATTTGTTCCCCATCGCCCAGGGGTCGACCTTCCCGGCGCTGCGGCGGGAAAGCGCCCGACAAACGGCGGAGTTGGACCTCCCCGGCCACGCCCTCGGGGGGCTGTCCGTGGGTGAACCCCGGGAGATGTTGGGGGAATTGATCGAGGCGAGCGTGGCCGAGCTGCCGGCCGATAGGCCCCGCTATTTAATGGGGGTGGGACGGCCCGAGGACATGCTGACGGCCGTGGAACGAGGGGTCGACATGTTCGATTGCGTCTGGCCCACGCGGAACGGCCGCAACGGCCAGGCCATGACCTGGGATGGCCCCTTCAATCTTAAGACCAACGCCTGCCGCACCGACCCTCGCCCCCTGGATGAAAACTGCCGCTGTCCGGTCTGCCGCCGTTACACCCGCCGTTACCTGGCCCACCTTTTCCGGGCGGGGGAATACGCGGCCCTGCGGCTCCTGACTTTACACAATTTGGCCTTTATGTTAGACTTCACGCGTTCGATCCGACGGGCGATCGTCCGTCGGGAATTCTCCACATTTAAGAAGGATTTTGAAGCGCGCCAAGGCCGATCGCGGTCCGCGCGCGAGGGGGTTGCGTGA
- the yajC gene encoding preprotein translocase subunit YajC, which produces MFAGAPAWAEPAKAASGGMTMLIPWIAILGIFYFLLIRPQQKERQKHQTMLDALKRGDQVLTQGGLYGTVQAIKGKVVEVKISDDVKVQVNRGYIAQVVQGDPSAVEPEVVGNGTAR; this is translated from the coding sequence ATGTTCGCGGGCGCGCCGGCGTGGGCGGAACCGGCCAAGGCCGCCTCCGGCGGCATGACGATGTTGATCCCCTGGATCGCGATTTTGGGCATCTTCTACTTCCTTTTGATCCGCCCTCAACAAAAAGAGCGGCAGAAACACCAGACGATGCTGGACGCGCTCAAACGGGGCGACCAGGTCCTCACCCAGGGCGGTCTCTACGGGACCGTCCAAGCCATCAAGGGCAAAGTGGTGGAAGTGAAAATTTCCGACGACGTCAAGGTCCAGGTCAACCGCGGGTACATCGCGCAGGTGGTCCAGGGCGACCCGTCGGCCGTGGAGCCCGAGGTCGTCGGGAACGGCACGGCCCGATAA